A stretch of Equus przewalskii isolate Varuska chromosome 11, EquPr2, whole genome shotgun sequence DNA encodes these proteins:
- the SLC43A3 gene encoding equilibrative nucleobase transporter 1, producing the protein MASQGLPLRVATLLTGLLECLGFAGVLFGWASLVFVFKTEHYFEELCEPNAGLTGNATLTGNVTGQTDCKAQDEKFSLIFTLASFMNNFMTFPTGYIFDRFKTTVARLIAIFLYTTATLTIAFTSAESALLLFLAMPMLTVGGILFLITNLQVGNLFGKHRSTIITLYNGAFDSSSAVFLVIKLLYEQGVSLRASFLFFSVFSVWHVGRTFLLLPRGHIPYPLPPNYRYGLCSGKDSREEEQKTVESKELEGQSEFISPKEEFPDPGQQKELHSFWSYAFSRRFAWHLMWLSMIQLWHYLFIGTLNSLLTTLAKGDRALVSIYTNAFAITQFFGVLCAPWNGLLMDQLKQRYQKKASKTGFSASAVALCSTVPSLALTSLLCLGFALCASVPVLPLQYVTFILQVISRSFLYGGNAAFLTLAFPPEHFGKIFGLVMALSAIVSLLQFPIFTFIKGPLQNDPFYVNVMLVLVTLLTFIHPFLVYRECQRKEGPPAIA; encoded by the exons ATGGCGAGTCAGGGGCTTCCCCTACGAGTGGCCACTCTGCTGACGGGGCTGCTGGAATGTCTTGGCTTTGCAGGCGTCCTCTTCGGCTGGGCGTCGCTGGTGTTTGTCTTCAAGACAGAACATTACTTTGAGGAGCTGTGTGAACCAAATGCCGGGCTGACGGGCAATGCCACACTGACGGGCAATGTCACGGGACAGACTG actgcaAAGCCCAGGATGAGAAGTTCTCGCTCATCTTCACCCTGGCGTCCTTCATGAACAACTTCATGACATTCCCCACTGGCTACATCTTTGACCGTTTTAAGACCACTGTGGCCCGCCTCATAGCCAT ATTTCTGTACACCACTGCCACACTCACCATAGCCTTCACCTCTGCAG AATCAGCCCTGCTGCTCTTCCTGGCCATGCCCATGCTCACCGTTGGGGGAATCCTGTTTCTGATCACCAACCTGCAG GTGGGAAACCTGTTTGGCAAACACCGCTCAACCATCATCACTCTCTACAATGGAGCGTTTGACTCTTCCTCGGCAGTCTTCCTTGTCATTAAG CTCCTTTATGAACAGGGCGTCAGCCTCAGggcctccttcctcttcttctctgtcttcagTGTCTGGCATGTTGGGCGCACTTTCCTCCTGCTGCCCCGGGGGCACATCCCCTACCCACTGCCCCCCAACTACCGCTATGG CCTGTGCTCTGGGAAGGAcagcagggaggaggagcagaagacaGTGGAGTCCAAAGAGCTGGAGGGACAGTCGGAGTTCATTTCGCCAAAGGAAG AGTTTCCAGATCCAGGGCAGCAGAAGGAGCTCCACTCTTTCTGGAGCTACGCTTTCTCGCGGCGCTTTGCCTGGCACCTGATGTGGCTGTCTATGATACAATTGTGGCATTACCTCTTTATCGGCACCCTCAACTCTCTACTCACCACTTTGGCCAAGGGAGACAGGGCACTAG TCAGCATCTACACAAATGCCTTTGCCATCACTCagttctttggagtgctctgtgcCCCCTGGAATGGCCTGCTCATGGACCAGCTTAAACAGAGGTACCAGAAGAAAGCGAGCAAGACAG GTTTCTCAGCCTCGGCGGTGGCCCTTTGTTCCACGGTTCCTTCTCTGGCGCTGACGTCTCTGCTGTGCCTGGGCTTcgccctctgtgcctcagtcccTGTCCTCCCCCTCCAGTACGTCACCTTCATCCTGCAAGTGATCAGCCGCTCCTTCCTCTATGGAGGCAATGCTGCCTTCCTGACCCTTGC TTTCCCTCCGGAACACTTTGGGAAGATCTTCGGGCTAGTGATGGCCTTGTCAGCCATTGTGTCTCTGCTCCAGTTCCCCATCTTCACCTTCATCAAGGGCCCCCTCCAGAATGACCCTTTCTAC gTGAACGTGATGCTGGTGCTTGTCACTCTTCTGACATTCATCCACCCCTTCCTGGTGTACCGTGAGTGCCAGCGGAAAGAAGGCCCCCCTGCAATCGCTTAG